In Candidatus Neomarinimicrobiota bacterium, the DNA window AAATGTCGCCTGAATTTCGGGAATTGATGCAGTTTCAGGTGGATCGGGCGCACCGGTATTACCGCGAGGCCAATCCCGGCATCAACATGCTGGCGACCAACGCCCAGTTTGCCATCCATTCGGCAAGCAAAATCTATCGGGGAATTCTCCGGAAAATTGAAGCTCAGAATTACGATCCCTTCCAGGGACGGGTATTCGTCCCGCAGATCCAGAAGTTCGGCATCCTGATCCAGGAAGTGGTGCGAACCAAAGTCCTGGTGGCCCAGGAACGGCTTCTCCCGGCAGGAACCTAAGGATTTGGGAGACAAGAAATGATAAAGGCAGAGAAAACATGGTGGGCGGATCAGCTGTTCCGGAGGTACGTGTTCCGGTCGCTGCGAAAGCACTTCGCCGGGATATCTCTGGTAGGAGAAGTCCCAGTAATTGATCCGAAACTCCCGGTGATCCTGGCGCCGAATCACAGCACGTGGTGGGACGGATTTTTCGTCTATGCACTCAATGAGAAATTACTGAACCGGGATCTCTACCTGATGATGACCGAAGAGCAGCTCTCCCGGTTTCCCTTTTTCCGGAAGGTCGGCGCCTATTCGATTAATCTGAAGTCCACCCGGGATGCTCTCAATTCGCTACGGTACACTACCGAATTACTTGCGCGTGATGAAGTTCCAGGCCCGATGGCCTGCATCTTTCCCCAGGGAAAATTAGAGCCGTGGCATCGGAGACCGCTGGAGTACAAGCCTGGATTGCAATGGATTATCAATCATTGTGTGGGTGCAGTCAGCCTGCTTCCGCTCGCTATATATGTGACATTCATCGATCAGCAGTATCCGGAAGTGTTTATCCTCTTCGGGGAGACGTGTGAAGTCAGTTCCAGTTCCTTCCAGGGAGTGGACTGGCTTGCAGGTGAGGAGGAAAGCCTTTTGGACAGGCTGCTACAAACGGTGGATGCAGGTGAACGGAAGCAGGTGCTTTTTCAGGGAAGGCGGTCGGCAGACCAGCGCTGGAGCGGCATTAAACATCTCTGGAAAGGCGATATGTCATGACCGTACTTTCAATCTTATTGCTCGTTCCACTGGGACTTTTGTTACTTGTCGCACTGTTCAATGCGGTGTTTACACCCAGATTACAGAAGCATTTTCCTGTAAAGGATTCGCCGAAAGTCTCGGTTTTGGTGCCTGTCCGCAATGAAGAGGAAACCTTACCGCGCTGCCTATTGACTTTGACTGAGCAGGATTATGGGGACTTCGAAATCCTGGTGCTGGACGATGGTTCCACCGACAAAACGCCGGACATAATCCGGGAATTTGCGGAGGAACACGCCCGGGTGCACTATATCCCCGGTGAACCGCTTCCTGAAGAATGGTCGGGGAAGAACTGGGCGTGCCATCAGCTGAGTGCAGCAGCGACCGGAGATATTTTGCTCTTTACGGATGCCGATAACTGGTACCGGGACGATGCGATTTCCAGAACTATCGGATGGATGCAACAGTATGAACTCGGAATGCTTTCGGCGTTCCCGGAACAGAGCACTCATACCCTCGCCGAGCAGATGATCATCCCGATTATGGATCTGTTGGTTTACGCGGGATTGCCGCTCTGGCTGACATATTATACGAAATTTCCATCTCTGGCAGCAGCAAACGGCCAGTGGATGGCCTTCTCCAGAGAAGCCTATAACGCGGTGGCGGGACATGCATCAGTCTGTCGGGAAATTGCCGAGGATACCGCACTGGCGCGCCGGGTAAAACAGGCCGGAATTCCCATGCTGACAATGGCGGGAACCGGGGTGGTTTTCGGCCGCATGTATAAATCGTTCAATGCCATCAAAGAAGGATTTACTAAAAACCTGTTCAGCCTGATGAACCGGCGAACCCGGCCGTATTTTATTCTGGTGGCCATCGTGCTTTTTGTCACCATTA includes these proteins:
- a CDS encoding lysophospholipid acyltransferase family protein, producing the protein MIKAEKTWWADQLFRRYVFRSLRKHFAGISLVGEVPVIDPKLPVILAPNHSTWWDGFFVYALNEKLLNRDLYLMMTEEQLSRFPFFRKVGAYSINLKSTRDALNSLRYTTELLARDEVPGPMACIFPQGKLEPWHRRPLEYKPGLQWIINHCVGAVSLLPLAIYVTFIDQQYPEVFILFGETCEVSSSSFQGVDWLAGEEESLLDRLLQTVDAGERKQVLFQGRRSADQRWSGIKHLWKGDMS
- a CDS encoding glycosyltransferase — protein: MTVLSILLLVPLGLLLLVALFNAVFTPRLQKHFPVKDSPKVSVLVPVRNEEETLPRCLLTLTEQDYGDFEILVLDDGSTDKTPDIIREFAEEHARVHYIPGEPLPEEWSGKNWACHQLSAAATGDILLFTDADNWYRDDAISRTIGWMQQYELGMLSAFPEQSTHTLAEQMIIPIMDLLVYAGLPLWLTYYTKFPSLAAANGQWMAFSREAYNAVAGHASVCREIAEDTALARRVKQAGIPMLTMAGTGVVFGRMYKSFNAIKEGFTKNLFSLMNRRTRPYFILVAIVLFVTITPYVLVFVPGFSIVGTVGVLLQGVMRLIVAVRFWHPPVISAVLHPVSISIFAYIAVNSFFKTKSNAVVWKDRTIALYNRG